The sequence below is a genomic window from Kitasatospora kifunensis.
CACAAGAACGCCGGCGGGGACCTGGTCTGCAGCGTCAAGGTCACGGCGAAGGTCTCCGGAACCGTCGACTACGTCATGCACACCTGCCCGGAGGCCGGACTCACCCTTGACGCCTGCAAGGGCAAGTACCAGACCTGGGACACCGTCATCCTGAGCACCCAGCACCTGGACGGCGCCCCGTACGAGAACACGGTCGACCTGACCTACAAGGACTACAAGACCAAGTACGACCCGAACGTGGTCGCGGGCCAGATGCTGTGGCAGATGGTCGCCGGCGACTTCATCAAGTGCTTCAACAACCCGGGCCTGAACGCCTCCTGTGGCTGGGCGGTCGCGACCCTCATCCCCGTCGGGAAGCTGGCCGATGCCGCCAAGGGCGTCGTCGCGTTGAAGTTCGCCCTGGAGACCGGCGTCGGCATCGAGGACGCCAAGCGCGCCGTCCAGGCCACGCTCAACGGCTACAACCAGGTCGTGCTCAACAGCTTCAGCGCCGTGGCCGACAACGTCGCCAAGTTCCGGCAGACCCTGAAGGACGGCGCCGGCTCCGACGCGGCGCTCGCGGCCCTGCGCAACGACCCCACGGTCGACCGCGCTCTGGTCGACGAGCTCCAGACCGAGGCCGACCTCGCGGAGGGCGCCCGCACGGCCTGCCCGGTCAACAGCTTCCCGGCCGGCACGAAGGTGGTCATGGCCGACGGCAGCGACCGGGCCATCGAGACCCTGCGGGTCGGCGATCGCGTGCTGGCCACCGACCCCGCCACGGGTACCACCGGGTCGCAGCCGGTGATCGACACCTTCGGGCACTCCACCACCCGCCTGGTCGACATCGACACCGAGCGGGCGGGCCGGATCACCAGTACGACCGGACACCGCTTCTACGTCGACGGGACCGGCTGGCGCGAGGTCTCCGACCTGCACGTCGGCGACGTCCTGGTCGGCAGCGACGGTGTCCGCAACCCGGTGACGGGCCTGCACGAACAGGCCGGTGTCACGCAGGCGGTGTACGACCTCACCGTCGACGGCACGCACACCTTCTACGTGCGCGGGCCGCAGGGCGTGGGTAGCGGCATCCTCGTCCACAACTGCTTCGACCTCTGGGGCGACGAGCTGGGCAGGAACCAGGACGCCCGCGCCCACACCATCAAGAAGCACGTGGCGAAGGGCGCCTACGGCCCGAACGGCGAGACCGCCGGGGTCACGCCGCAAGAGGCGGCCGCTCTGACCACGGCCACCGACTCCAACGGGGTGTTCACCGACCTCAGCATCGCTGAGGACGCGTTGCGGTCGGCGATCGGCAAGAGCAACTCGGCACTGTCCACCTGGCTCCGGCAAGGTAGCTCGGACTTCAAGGAGATCACCGTCGACGTCGATGTCATCAGGGACGGCCAACGCCTGACCTCGCTGGGCAAGGTGTACCCTCCGGGCGGCAGTCTCGACGCCATCGATTCCGGCACCAAGGTCAGGGTCCGACTGGTGAAGGCGCTGGACAAGCACAATGGCAAGAACTGGACCATCAGTTCCATCTACCCCCTGGCCGGCCGGTGATATGTGATGACTGAGCGGTATGGCGGAGACGAGTTCGGACTGCCCCACCTCGGGCAGATGTTCCACCGCAGCTGGCGGGACGAGTGGCCCACCGAGGACGCAGCGCTGGCGCGCTACGTCGACGGCACGGCGCCGTACCTGATCGAGGCGCTCCTCGTCGACGCGCTCCGGATGGCCGATCCGGCCGTACCGACCTGGGTGTTCGAAACCCTCTGGTCGGTGGGAGCCGAGCGCCGCCTGGAGCTGAGGAGCGAGGGGATCGACCCGCGCGACTGGCTCCTGAGGATCATCCGGCTGTGCCGGGAGCGGCTGGCGGGGGAGGGCCTCGGGCACCATGAGCAGGTCGGGCCCAGCCCGTACGGTCACCTGACGGGCGCTGTCCTGGACGAGATCATGATCGTCACTCCCGGCCTCCTGGAGCTGGCGCAGGACTCGTCCTGGAAGTCCGTCCCCGGTGTGCTGCCCGCGCTCAGCCACACCGCCGTCCACGCCTGCCCCGACCTGGCCTTCCGCTTCCTCCTGCGCGCGCTCACCTACGGCCCGCAGATCACCCGGAAGCAGTACGAGCGGTACGTGGAACTCGGGCGTCGATTCGAGTACGGGGAGTTCCTCGTCGGGGGCTACGAACACCTGATGGCCTGAGGCCACCTGACGGTCTGAGAACCACCTGACGGTCTGAGGCCGCCGACGGAAACCGGGCGCGCAGCCGGTGCGGATCACGCACCGACTGCGCGCCCTCGCGTTTTCTGCTGCGGGGCGGCGAGAGGGCACTCGTCCCTCAGAGTTCCCCCGGGCCCAGCAACTCCCTCAGAGCGTCATACCCCTGACGGTCATGGGGATCGCCGAGGTCGACGAAGACCGTGTGCTGCTGGCCGTCACGCGTGTAGACGTCGAGATAACCGCTCCCGTAGCCCGGCCGCCGCCCGGTCGCCCACTCGGCGGACTCGATGTCGGCCGGCTTGAAGGTGCGGTTGCCGACCTCGATGGTGCGCTCCGCCCGGCCGTACTGGGGGTCGAGGTCGTGCAGCAGGCTGCGCGCCTGAGCCGCCGTCTGCTCGTCCCCGTTTGCCTTCGCGTCGGCGATGGCCCGCACGTAGACCTCGCAGGCCTCGGCGAGGCGGCCGGAGTCGACCTCGAGGAGCCGTCGGTGGGCCCGCGCGGCGGTGTCCCCGAGGAACGGGGGCTCCATGGCGCGCAGGAACAGGCCGCAGGCCTCGCTGACCCGGCCCTGCTGGACCGCCAGGTTCGCGAGGTTGAACAGCGCCTTGCGGGCATGCTCGGGATGCCCGCCGGCGACGGCCTGCTCGTACAGCTCGCGGGCGTGCGCCAGTTCACCGTTGCGCTGCTGGAAGATCGCGAAGTTGAACAGGGACTTCGGTGCGTGGTCGGGATGCCCCGTCGCGATCGCCTGCTCGAACGCGGCGCGGGCCTGCGCGATGCGGCCGGCCGAGGCTTCGAGCACGGCCAGGTTCGCCAGGGCCATGGGGCCGATCTCCGGGTCACCGGTGGCGACGGCGCGCTCGAACGCGCTGCGGGCGGCCTCGACATTGCCCGCTGACCGCTCAAGTGCCCCCTGATCGAAGGCGGTTCTGGCCGCCTGCGCCAGCTGCTGAGGGTCCTGCTGGATCCCCTCCTGGTAGCTGGCGAGCTCGATCACCCGGCCGTCGGGCTCGGTGGTCTCCACCTCGCCGGTGAACGGCTCGTTCTCGTATATGACGCGGCCGAGTTCGTCGTGCTGGGTGTCCTGCTGGTTGATCCGCATGTTCTGATTTTCGGCGTGGGGCCGCAGCCGTCAAGGTCGACGCTGGTCACGCATCCGCCGCGCTGCCCCTTCGGGCAGCGGCCCGTTCGCATGCAACTGTCCACCTTCCGGCTGCGTCCGATGCGGGTATGGGGGCCGGTGACGAGGCGAGACGAGTCGGGGGTGGCGCAGGTGCGCGTGTTGGTGGTCGAGGACGAGGAGATGCTGGCCAAGGCCATCGCCGAGGGGCTGCGGCAGGAGGCGTTCGCCGTCGACGTCGTGCATGACGGCGTGGCGGCGTTGGAGCGGCTGGGCGTCAACGACTATGACGTGATGGTGCTGGACCGCGATCTGCCGCGGCTGCACGGGGACGAGGTGTGTCGGCAGGTGGTGGCGGACGGCCTGGGGGTGCGGGTGCTCATGCTGACCGTCTCCACCACTGTCGCCGAGCGCGTCGCGGGCCTGAACCTGGGCGCGGACGACTACCTGTCCAAGCCCTTCGCGTTCGCCGAACTGGTGGCGCGGATCAGGGCGTTGGGGCGGCGTTCGCGCCCGGCCGCGCCGCCGGTGTTGGAACGGTCCGGGCTGCGGTTGGACCCGCACCACCACGCGGCCAGCCGGGACGGGCGGCCGCTGGCGCTCTCCCGCAAGGAGTTCGCGGTGCTGGAGGAGCTGCTCGGTGCGCAGGGTGCGCCGCTCTCGGCCGAGCAACTGCTGGAGCGGGCCTGGGACGAGAACATCGACCCGTTCACCACGATCGTCCGGGTCACCATCCGCAGCCTGCGCCGCAAGTTGGGCGAGCCGGCACTGATCGAGACGCTGACCGGCACCGGATACCGGATCCCCTGACCCTCCAGGCCCTGCCCGGCAAGATCGGCCGGACAGGGCCTGGAGGGTCAGCGCTGGTCCGTCGGCAGCACCACCCGCACCTCGATCCCGCCGCCCGGCAGCGGGCGCGCGGTGGCCTCGCCGCTGTGTGCCTGTGCGACCGCGCGCACGATGGACAGGCCCAGGCCGCTGCCCCGGGCCGAGCCCACCCGGTCGGTCAGCCGCCGGAACGGGGCGAAGAGCACCGGGATCTCGTGCTCGGAGATCAGCGGCCCGGTGTTGCCGACCAGTGCCTCGGCGCTGTGCCGCCGGCCCCGGGTGCGCACCGTGACCCGCCCGCCGGGGACGTTGTAGCGGATCGCGTTCTCGACCAGGTTGCGCAGCACCTGCTCCAGCAGGATCGGATCGCCGGTGGCGGGAGCGGGCGCCAGGTGGCACTCCAGCGTCACGTCCTGGCGGGCGGCTTCGGCGCCGGCGGCCGCCACCACCGCCTCGGCCAACTCGGACAGGTCGACCGGTAGTTGCTCGGTCAGCGCGTCATCGGCGCGGGCCAGGGTGAGCAGCGCGTCGATGAGCTTCTCGTGGCGCTCGCTGACGGCCAGCAGGTTCTCGCCCAGCGCCCGCACCTCGGGCGGGGCGGTGGGCCGGTTCATGGCGACCTCCACCAGGGTGCGACTGACGGCGATCGGAGTCTTCAACTCGTGCGCGGCGTTGGAGATGAAGCGCGACTGGCCGGCGAAGGCCTGGTCGAGCCGGTCGAGCATGCTGTCGAAGGAGTCGGCCAGCGACTTCACCTCCCCGGGCGGCGCCTGGAGCGCGATCCGCCGGTGCAGGGTGCGGCCGGCGATCCGTTCGGCGTGGGAGCTGATCACGCTGAGCGGGCGAACCAGCCGGCCTGCCACCAGCCAGCCCGCGGTGGTGGCCACGATGCCCACGGCCAGCACCGCCAAGCCGCCCTTGAAGAGCAGGTTGCGCTGCATCGAGCCCAGGATGAAGGTCTTGGTGGCCGCCTCGCCGCTCTGTTGCCGGGCGAGGTACTGCTGGAGGGTGGGCGCGGGGTGCGGGTCGATGGCGTAGCCGGGGGAGAAGACGAGGTCCAGGCTGTAGTGCATCGAGTTGTCGACCAGGACCATCGTGATGGCCAGCACCGCGGCGGCGGCGATGAAGAACATCAGGCCGAACACCAGCGAGAGCCGGACCCGCAGGCTGCCGTGCCAGGGGCCGGCGCCACCACCTCCGGCGCCTTGGTCGGAGCTCCGCTCGGGCCCGGGGACCGGTCTGCGCATAGTGCCCGTTCGTCGTGTTCGTCGTGTTCGTCGTATTCGTCGTGGAGACCCGCCGCGTGCGGTTTCGCGAGGCGTCCCACCAGTATGCAGACAAGGTGTGAGCTGCGTGTGAGTGATCACCTCACCAGGGTTTAACGGACCGTCGGCTGGAGTGTGCTGCGGAAACCGTGAACGGGAGGTCGGTGCTCATGCGGAGCGCGACGAGAGAACGGGGCACAACGACGCCCCACGGCCGGTACGTCCGGGCCCAGGCCCAAGAGGCCATCCCCACAGTGCAGTTGCCCGGCGACGGCGCCGCCTACGCCGAGGCGGTGGTCGACCTCGGCGCGATCGCGCACAACACCCGGCTGCTGGCGGCGCGTTCCCGCGGTGCTCTGCTGGCCGTGGTGAAGGCGGACGGGTTCGGCCACGGCGCGGTGCCGGTGGCCCGTACCGCGCTGGCCAACGGCGCGAGTTGGCTGGGCGTCACCTCCACCCGGGAGGCGCTGGCGCTGCGCGCGGCAGGCATCATCGCGCCGGTGCTCAGCTGGATGCAGCTGCCCGACGAGGATTTCACCCCGGCGCTGCGGGCCGGCATCGACCTCTCGGTCTCCTCCTACCTGCACCTGGCCGGCATCTCGGCCTGCGCCGAGCGAGCCGGGCGCACCGCCCGCGTGCACCTCAAGGTCGACACGGGGCTGCGCCGCAACGGCGCCGCGCCGGCCGACTGGGCGGCGCTGGTCCGGGCCGCCCGCGCGTTCGAGCTGCGCGGCACCGTGACGGTGCGCGGGGTGTGGTCGCACCTGGTGGACGCCGACGGCTCGATGGGATCCGCGCCGAGCTGCACGGCCCGCCAGGTCCGGGACTTCGAGGACGCGGTCGCCTGCGCCCGCGCGGCCGGGCTTCGCCCCCGGCTGCTGCACCTGGCCAACTCGGCCGCCGCGCTGAGCGATCCGAGCACCCACTACGACCTGGTCCGGGCCGGGCTCGGGCTCTACGGCGTCGAGCCGGTGGCCGGGCGCGACTTCGGCCTGCGCCCGGCCATGACGCTGCGCGCCCGGGCCGTCATGGCCCGCCCGGTGACGGCCGGTGAGGGGGTGTCGTACGGGCACGAGTACCACGCGCCGCGGGACGGCACCCTGCTGTTGGTGCCGCTCGGCTTCGCGGACGGCGTGCCGCGCGCCGCCTCGGGACGTGCCGCGATGTGGGCCGCCGGGGCTCGCCACCCGGTCGCGGGGCGGATCGCGATGGACCAGTGCGTGCTCGACACCGGGCCGGCCGCGGTCGGCATCGGCGAGCAGGTGCTGGTGTTCGGCCCGGGGGACCAGGGCGAGCCCACGGTGGGCGACTGGGCCCGGTGGGCGGGCACCAACGCGCACGAGCTGCTCACCGGCATCGGCCCCCGGGTGCCCAGGCGCTACCTGCCGGCGGTCCGCGCCGACCGACGGACCGACACCACTGAGACCACCGACATCACCAACTCGACCGACACCACCGACACCACCGACATCACCGAGGAGCGGCATGGCTGAGGACCCTGACGACCACCGGATCCGCGTCGTGGTGCTGTTCGGCGGCCGCAGCGGCGAGCACGACGTCTCCTGCGCCTCGGCGGCGGGCATCATCACCCACCTGGACCGGGCCCGCTACGCGGTCTGGCCGGTGCGCATCACCACCGCCGGCGAGTGGGTGCCGGGCCCCGAGGACCTGCCGACCGGCCTGTACGGACCGGACGACCTCAAGCGCCTGCTGCCCGGCCGCTCCACGCCCGGCTGGGTCGGCCTGGCGGACGCGCTGCCGATCCTGGCCACCGCCGACGTCGTGGTCCCGGCCCTGCACGGCCCGTACGGCGAGGACGGCACGCTGCAGGGCCTGTTGGAGACGCTGGGCGTGCCGTACGTCGGCAACGGCGTGTTCGCCAGCGCGGCCGGGATGGACAAGGACATCACCAAGCGGCTGCTGGCCTCGGCCGGCCTCCCGGTGGCGGCCTCGGTGCTGCTGCACGGGCCGGCGGGCCAACTGCCCGCGCCGGAACGGGAGTGGCTGGGCCTGCCCGCCTTCGTGAAGCCGGCCAGGGCGGGTTCCAGCCTCGGCGTGACCAGGGTGGAGCGCTGGGCGGAACTGGACGCGGCGCTGGCCGGCGCCCGCACTTTCGACAGCAAGGTCCTGGTGGAGGAGGCGGTGCTCGGCCGCGAGGTGGACGTCGCGGTACTCGAACATCCGGACGGCCGCCTGGAGGTGGGGCCGGCGCTGGAGATCCGGGTGGGCGGCGGGCAGCCGTTCTTCGACTACGCGGCCAAGTACCAGGACCAGGAGACCCGCTTCGAGATCCCCGCCAGGCTGCCCGAGCCGGTGAGCGAGCGGCTGCGGGAGATGGCGGTGGAGGTCTTCGAGGCGCTGGGTTGCTCGGGGCTGCTGCGGATCGACTTCCTGCTCCGGGACGGCACGGACCCGGTGGTCAACGAGGTGAACACCTTCCCCGGTTTCACCGCCGCCTCCCAGTACCCGCGGATCTGGGCCGAGGCCGGACTGCCGTACGCGGAACTGCTGGACGTGCTGATCGCAACCGCGTTGGCCGACGGGAGAGCCAAGGTGCCGGTACCCGTCGCCGCGACCCGGTGACCTTCCTGACCTGGCGGCGGGCCCTGGGCGTGGCGGCGGTCCTGCTCGGCGCGGCGACCTGCGTGGGGGCGGTGCTGCTCAACGCGCCACCACCGCTGACGACGACGCGAACACCGGCGGCCCCGCTGACGATCCGACCGGATGCCCCGTCCCCGTCGGACCCGGCCAGCAACAAGGCCCCCAGCGCGGCCGCCAGCCGGTGACGCAGGATCAGGTGGAGGTGAGGTCCTTCGTCATGAACACCCGGCTGGTGCCCGGCGGGTCGCACGGTATCTCCCCGAACACCTGCCAGCCGTGCCGCTGGTAGAAGCCGGGGGCCTGGAAGGTGATCGTGTAGAGCACGGCGCTGCGGCAGCCGCGGCGCCGGCCCTCCTCCTCGGCCTGCCGCAGGATCTCGCTGCCGAGCCCCTGACCGCGCAGGGTGGACGGTAGGTGGAACAGGTCCACGAAGAGCAGCCCGAGCGAGGTCCGGCCGGTCAGGCCACCGAGCACCGCTCCGGTCTCGGGGTCCTTGACCAGCACGGCCAGTGGGCGGCGGTCCGCGGTGCCGCTGGCCTCGATGTTGAAGTGGTCCAGTTCGTCCGAGATCAGCGCGAGATCGGCCGGCGCCGGGGAGTCGGTGACGACGATGGTCGGTTGGGTGGTCAGTTCAGCCATCCGGGGACCGTAACGCCGCCCGCTGACACCCGCCCGCTGACACCCGCCCACTGATACCCGCCCACTGATACCCGCCCACTGACACCCGCCTACTGCCTGAGGCCACCGCTGCGCCTACCGCAGCGAGGAGAGGTCCGTGTTCGCCCCGCACAGCACCACCGCGACCCGCTCGCCCGGTACGGGCCGGTAGACGCCGCTCATCAGGGCGGCCAGCGCGGTCGCCGCGGCGTGCTCGATCACCAGTCGGCGCTGCTCCCAGATCGTCTGCCGGGCCGCGCGGATCGCCTCCTCGCTCACCAACAGCGAGACCGCCTGCGCTTCCCGCGCCCAGTACAGGGCGGTCCGCGAAACCCGTCGGGCGCCCAGCGAGTCCGCCGCGACCGAGTCGATCTCGACATCGACCACGTCGCCCGCCTCGATCGCCGCGTTCAGCGCACGGCAGCGCTCCGGCTCGACGGCGACCAGCCGCACCCCGTGGTGCCGCGCCGCGATGGCGGTGCCCGCGAAGAGGCCGCCGCCACCCACCGCGACGATCACCGTGTCCAGACCCGGTACGGCGGTGAGCAGTTCCGGCA
It includes:
- a CDS encoding tetratricopeptide repeat protein, which encodes MRINQQDTQHDELGRVIYENEPFTGEVETTEPDGRVIELASYQEGIQQDPQQLAQAARTAFDQGALERSAGNVEAARSAFERAVATGDPEIGPMALANLAVLEASAGRIAQARAAFEQAIATGHPDHAPKSLFNFAIFQQRNGELAHARELYEQAVAGGHPEHARKALFNLANLAVQQGRVSEACGLFLRAMEPPFLGDTAARAHRRLLEVDSGRLAEACEVYVRAIADAKANGDEQTAAQARSLLHDLDPQYGRAERTIEVGNRTFKPADIESAEWATGRRPGYGSGYLDVYTRDGQQHTVFVDLGDPHDRQGYDALRELLGPGEL
- a CDS encoding response regulator transcription factor, whose protein sequence is MRVLVVEDEEMLAKAIAEGLRQEAFAVDVVHDGVAALERLGVNDYDVMVLDRDLPRLHGDEVCRQVVADGLGVRVLMLTVSTTVAERVAGLNLGADDYLSKPFAFAELVARIRALGRRSRPAAPPVLERSGLRLDPHHHAASRDGRPLALSRKEFAVLEELLGAQGAPLSAEQLLERAWDENIDPFTTIVRVTIRSLRRKLGEPALIETLTGTGYRIP
- a CDS encoding sensor histidine kinase, whose protein sequence is MRRPVPGPERSSDQGAGGGGAGPWHGSLRVRLSLVFGLMFFIAAAAVLAITMVLVDNSMHYSLDLVFSPGYAIDPHPAPTLQQYLARQQSGEAATKTFILGSMQRNLLFKGGLAVLAVGIVATTAGWLVAGRLVRPLSVISSHAERIAGRTLHRRIALQAPPGEVKSLADSFDSMLDRLDQAFAGQSRFISNAAHELKTPIAVSRTLVEVAMNRPTAPPEVRALGENLLAVSERHEKLIDALLTLARADDALTEQLPVDLSELAEAVVAAAGAEAARQDVTLECHLAPAPATGDPILLEQVLRNLVENAIRYNVPGGRVTVRTRGRRHSAEALVGNTGPLISEHEIPVLFAPFRRLTDRVGSARGSGLGLSIVRAVAQAHSGEATARPLPGGGIEVRVVLPTDQR
- the alr gene encoding alanine racemase gives rise to the protein MQLPGDGAAYAEAVVDLGAIAHNTRLLAARSRGALLAVVKADGFGHGAVPVARTALANGASWLGVTSTREALALRAAGIIAPVLSWMQLPDEDFTPALRAGIDLSVSSYLHLAGISACAERAGRTARVHLKVDTGLRRNGAAPADWAALVRAARAFELRGTVTVRGVWSHLVDADGSMGSAPSCTARQVRDFEDAVACARAAGLRPRLLHLANSAAALSDPSTHYDLVRAGLGLYGVEPVAGRDFGLRPAMTLRARAVMARPVTAGEGVSYGHEYHAPRDGTLLLVPLGFADGVPRAASGRAAMWAAGARHPVAGRIAMDQCVLDTGPAAVGIGEQVLVFGPGDQGEPTVGDWARWAGTNAHELLTGIGPRVPRRYLPAVRADRRTDTTETTDITNSTDTTDTTDITEERHG
- a CDS encoding D-alanine--D-alanine ligase family protein codes for the protein MAEDPDDHRIRVVVLFGGRSGEHDVSCASAAGIITHLDRARYAVWPVRITTAGEWVPGPEDLPTGLYGPDDLKRLLPGRSTPGWVGLADALPILATADVVVPALHGPYGEDGTLQGLLETLGVPYVGNGVFASAAGMDKDITKRLLASAGLPVAASVLLHGPAGQLPAPEREWLGLPAFVKPARAGSSLGVTRVERWAELDAALAGARTFDSKVLVEEAVLGREVDVAVLEHPDGRLEVGPALEIRVGGGQPFFDYAAKYQDQETRFEIPARLPEPVSERLREMAVEVFEALGCSGLLRIDFLLRDGTDPVVNEVNTFPGFTAASQYPRIWAEAGLPYAELLDVLIATALADGRAKVPVPVAATR
- a CDS encoding GNAT family N-acetyltransferase — translated: MAELTTQPTIVVTDSPAPADLALISDELDHFNIEASGTADRRPLAVLVKDPETGAVLGGLTGRTSLGLLFVDLFHLPSTLRGQGLGSEILRQAEEEGRRRGCRSAVLYTITFQAPGFYQRHGWQVFGEIPCDPPGTSRVFMTKDLTST